The nucleotide window CCTGTCATTTAGGTGATGACACAGTTTTAGTTAGGATCTTGAACTGTCttctaaatttcatttgaaaagaatgGTAACGATGAATAGTGATGTctgagaaatacataaaattctacTTGTATCTGCAAATAATGTGAAACTTCAAACATAAGATGGTGTTAACCATTTTTGCTCTTTGACTAGGGAGAAATGGGTCGCTCCAATTCTAGATCACATTCTTCAAGATCGAAGTCTAGATCACAGTCTAGTTCTCGATCAAGATCAAGATCACACTCTAGGAAGAAGCGATACAGGTGAATTAATGTGCTCTTAATTCTTTTAATAATCAtaccagcaaatatttattgagtgcctgttaCCTACTGACAGAGTGCTGAACCCATTAATATTCTCAGAGTCTGTGAAATGAATCTGTTATTCTCACCGTAAAGTTGGAGAAATTGAAAATAGTTCCAATTTGCAGATAAATGCGGATAATAAATGACAGAACTTAGATTTGAATCCATTGAGTCTCATTCCAGATCATTGTGCTAGTAAATGACATATTCCTATTCATAATATTAAGAGATGAATTgggtaatataaaaattatttggcaGTAAATGATCTCTGTTCTTATAGCATCTCATTTCTGGCCCTTGAGTCTTTGTATCTGACAAaagatgttttttatttgaaaatgactgGTTTTTCTTCAGTTAGTAGTACATGCATAGCATAGAAAATAGAAGCCAcacattgaaaataaaagtgGATACAATctgggtcggcgctgtggctcacttggttaatcctctgcctgcggcaccggcatttCATGTgggcgttgggttctagtcccggttgctcctcttccagtccagctctctgctgtggcccgggaaggcactagaggatggcccaactgcttgggcccctgcacctgcatgtgagaccagggggaagcacctggcttctggcttcagatcggcatagctctggttgtagcagccatttaggggggtgaagcagcggaaggaagactattctctctctctctctctctctgtctgtctgtctcactatctgtcaaaaaaaaaaaaaaggtagaaagtgGATAcaatccattaaaaataaatcatattatgatttttgtgtctttctAGGCCTAGTTTGGTTATTTTCTAATGGTATTTCACTGTATATAATATTGGTtaatcttttccctattcaataatAAATAGTACCATTAAATGTTTTCATGTTATCTATTTAAGTGCCTGCCTATAAACTGTAATTTTCTATTATGTCCTAATATTGTACATGctgattttcttcttattttctatGCCTTATTTCTAAGATCTTTAATTTTCTCTCTCATTAGTTACCTTAGAagtaaggcttttttttttttgattaaaaacAGTGAACTTTTGTACAAATAAGTTTTTTACTATTTACATGCTATATTTAACCAGAAATACTTAGAACAGTAGAaaggaatattttgtttttcttgcattgatatttatttcatttttagttcTAGGTCTCGTTCCAGAACATATTCAAGATCTCGTAGTAGAGATCGTATTTATTCTAGAGATTATCGTCGGGATTACAGAAATAATAGAGGAATGAGACGACCTTATGGGTACAGAGGAAGGGGTAGAGGGTATTACCAAGGAGGAGGAGGTAGATATCATCGAGGTGGTTATAGACCTGTCTGGAATAGAAGGCACTCTAGGAGTCCTAGACGAGGTCGATCACGTTCCAGGAGTCCAAAAAGAAGATCTGTTTCTTCTCAAAGATCCCGAAGCAGATCTCGCCGGTCATATAGATCCTCTAGGTCTCCAAGATCATCGTCTTCTCGTTCTTCATCCCCATATAGCAAATCTCCTGTGTCTAAAAGACGAGGATCTcaggaaaaacaaaccaaaaaagctGAAGGGGAGCCCCAAGAAGAGAGTCCTTTGAAAAGTAAATCACAAGAGGAACCGAAAGATACTTTTGAACATGACCCATCTGAATCTATTGATGAGTTCAATAAATCATCAGCCACATCCGGTGATATTTGGCCAGGCCTTTCAGCTTATGATAATAGTCCTAGATCACCCCATAGTCCTTCACCTATTGCTACACCACCTAGTCAGAGTTCATCTTGCTCTGATGCCCCTATGCTCAGTACAGTCCACTCTGCAAAAAATACCCCCTCTCAGCATTCACATTCCATTCAGCATAGTCCTGAAAGGTCTGGATCTGGTTCTGTTGGAAATGGGTCTAGTAGATATAGCCCTTCTCAGAATAGCCCAATTCACCACATCCCTTCACGAAGAAGCCCTGCAAAGACAATCACGCCACAGAATGCTCCAAGAGACGACTCTAGGGGACGTTCCTCCTTTTATCCTGATGGCGGAGATCAGGAAACTGCAAAGTCTGGAAAGTTCTTAAAAAGGTAAGAACTAGAGAATTCAGGTTATATTAATACTTTgttctttgaattctatttggGACTAGAAGACTTAAAATTACATTGTAATATGTATGTAACTAGCTGTTTCTACTCATTACTTCCTCCTCTATAAGAATTCCATATTGTTTTTACTCTTTGGTGGACTTTGGAAGTTAAATGTTGAAAACTAATTTATAGTCCTCCTTTTTTAATCcagaattaaaattataaatgaggGGAAATTAAGTTGTATAAAGTATGATAAATGTTAGAAATTGTAAAACTGTTGAGAAAACAATGTGATATGAGAGCACCAAAAgcttattttgttcttttcatcCTGAGAGTGTAGTCTAGATAAATAATGTCATATAATTTGTGTGGTATTATAAACAGTGCTTTCAGTATTTAATAAATTCTGCCTGACTGTAGAAGAGATGGTATTTCTCACTGACTGTAATAGTGTTGATAGATACATTAACagggaaaaattaaatgaaatagtcTGTAATTTTAAGTGTAAGCAGAATTCTAATAAGGGAATTATCTGTTAATGGTTTGCAGTCTTAAATTTTAGGCAATGTTGTATTGATATAGAATTGTGGACTGTGACTAAATAGGATAGATTTGAGAATGGCTTTACCTTTTTATACTAAAGCCTTATAATGTAAATTTACTTAAAAAGTCATTGTGTAAGTTCTAAATTGTTGCTTTAATGATTTTTCAAAGTGGAACCTGGGCGAGGGGAACTTTGTTGAAAGGATTATTTTCTCTTATTGCTGGTCCTGTGGTATTGGGCAGCAAGTTGAAGTATGCAAAACAACATGCAGTGAATGCAATCCAGAGTTAACTGTCCTCCTCTTTGCTTCTTTACAGGTTCACAGATGAAGAGTCTAGAGTATTCCTGCTTGATAGGGGTAATACCAGGGATAAAGAAGCTCCAAAAGAGAAAGGATCAGAGaaaggaagggcagagggagaatGGGAAGATCAGGAAGCACTAGATTATTTCAGTGATAAAGAGTCTGGAAAACAGAAGTTTAATGATTCGGAAGGGGATgacacagaggagacagaggatTATAGACAGTTTAGAAAGTCAGTCCTTGCAGATCAGGGTAAAAATTTTGGTACTGGATCTCACCGGAATACTGAGGAGGAAGGACCCAAGTACAAGTCCAAAGTTTCATTGAAAGGCAATAGAGAAAGTGATggatttagagaagaaaaaaattacaagctTAAAGAGACTGGATATGTAGTGGAAAGGCCTAGCGCTACAAAAGATAAACacaaggaagaagacaaaagctCTGAAAGAATaacagtaaagaaagaaactCAGTCACCTGAGCAGGTAAAGTCTGAAAAGCTCAAAGACCTCTTTGATTATAGTCCCCCTCTGCATAAGAATCTTGACACAAGAGAAAAGTCTACCTTCAGAGAGGAGAGCCCACTTAGGATCAAAATGATAGCCAGTGATTCTCACCGTCCTGAAGTCAAACTCAAAATGGCGCCTGTTCCTCTTGATGATTCTAACAGGTAATTCTACATTGATGCCCAGTAAGTAGTCTATGGATATCTAGTTAATatccatttaattatttttttaacatacCATTTTCATATTCAAACCAATGCTgtattttgtttgtgtgtgtgtgtgttatcgaTACATTCCAGACCTGCTTCCTTGACTAAAGACAGGCTACTTGCTAGTACACTTGTCCATTCTGTCAAGAAGGAACAAGAATTCCGATCCATCTTTGACCACATTAAGTTGCCACAGGCCAGCAAAAGCACTTCGGAGTCATTTATACAGCACATTGTGTCCTTGGTTCATCATGTTAAAGGTATGCTTGTATGTTTTAAGTGTTGTGAGGTCAGTGCCTCTCCCATGCATATAAAAAGTACTTACTTTTAAAAAGGTACCCCATGGCTGGCGGGTGTACCTCAATACcattaaaaatttggaaaaacatAGTTTTTATAGACGAGATATCAGTTGTCTTAGAATTAAGATTGATGGGGTGTTTATAAAAAGTGATCCAAATGCTAGGATtaaaacattctaaaaaatttACATCATGATAAAACATGATACCGATTTGTTGAGTAGTCTTTAAAAATTGTCAAACAAGATTTGAAGTACAGAGTGCTTACAGATTATCTTTCATGGCATGCCTATGACTTGTGATAATGTACCTTTTGCATAGATTTACAACAAATGAGTTAGTATTATTACCAAGCATTATTTGCTAAAATTTtcctttcagtgttttttttaaaaaagtcagaaaCCAGTAGAAAAAAGTGTAAACTGTCTTTCTTCCTGAGTTACTCGTTTATAAGACTTAATGATAAACTAGAAGAAAACTTGTCAGATTTTTTAAAcgggaaagattttaaaaaattgagtgcTTTAGATAAGCTGATTATAAGTACAGTGATATAGTGACTAAATAGGATAATAAGTGACATTTCTTTAGGGCCTAAAGATAATGTGTTAATTTCAACTAAAGTAATAATCTTCTATTTTAACCAAtatgtaatttttgtttcaaagttACTGATAACTTTCAGAGGTTTTAGGGTATGACTCTATGGGCAGTTaggttttctgtttgtgtttaaAAAGAAGCTTACTGATAAAACAGGTTCTTGCCCAGGAACCTCCCAGGCTGTCagttattaaacttttttttttttaagtttgtgttAGTGGACATGAGAATACCTCATTATAATAGCTGAAACTTTTCACTAGCGATTCCTcatgcattttaaaacaatattgaaTGAGTTTCTTTTTGACTGTATTTAAGCATGGTAACGAGTTTTGCTGCTTGGCTTTATCTAGGTTTGTGAACCAGTTTATGACCATATTACGGTGgtatgaaaaatatgaaacattatcttttttctttttttcaccatTTTTGACCTGTCTCCACATTTTACTGTTTATTGCTGAATTTTGAGATCAGatcttaataaatttttaaattttttctttttaaattttttaaaactatatttatgCTTCATAAATGGTATTGTGCAACCAGTCTGAACAGCTCTTACTTTATACAGAGCTGAAAATGCCCagtgatgttttctttttcattgtaacTAGGTCCTGGAATATGTTTTGAAATGGCAAAATCCATGTTTCAAAGTAAAATAGCTGTTGAAAGATACAGGCAAAGTTGAATCTTCTGTCTTCCTGGCAAAAATGGCATAAAAACTGAGTTGCTAGCTCAAATTCCTGGGTTTCATGGAATTATGATTGAGGCACTACCCTGGTAGTGGCCGTTTCAAGTTTTAATGATTGGTTATGAGACATGTGCTGGATTTTGGGCGGTAAGTTGACACAGATGTATGTTGACCTGTTAAGCAGATAGCTTGCTTCATATTGTAACATTTCATAGTTCATGACTTTATACATCTTCCTATTTGACATTTACAGCATATCCTGAACTGGTTTAAAAGCTCATCAGTATTgattttactaattttaaaattgtttaaggaAAGACAGCAATACCAAATGTGCTGTCAGGTTTGCCAAGACGCCAGATTTTTGGATTAATTAGTGTctgttcattgatttttaaaatatttttgtgattgaCAGTATTCAGTTTTTTCTTAAAGCCATTTCTGTTGGTATATCAACATAGATGTTGatgaagtaattttatttaatcagctttatagttattttcatattttttgttttctgcgaATGATAGAAGCTTCATGGGTTCATATTGGCAAGGTATAAGGATATCCACATTGTTCCACATAATTGTTCCATTTGAGGAAGTAGTGCATTAGGGAATGGAATTAGAGGTGCTTGATTTAATCTACTGTTTTTGGATTATGTGTAGTATTGGATTTTGTGTAGTATTGACTGGGTCCTCTGGAGGAACTTTGTAATCACTTGCCTGTTGAGGTACAAGAAGTTGAAAAGGAAAGGGTAGGAGGTTTTTGTAACACTTGATTCTCTTCTGGTAggtttcttgaatattttttttttttttttacctgccaCATGCCTTCTTGTCACAAACAAAAATCTCTCTTAAAAGTAAAGGTAACTAATTGGCCAGTGTTTCTCCTAAATCAACAGAGCAATACTTCAAATCACCTGCAGTGACCCTAAACGAGCGGTTTACTTCGTATCAGAAAGCCACTGAAGAACATAGTACCCGCCAAAAGAGCCCTGAGATACACAGGTATGTGTAGTACTGAACTGGCCTGTAATGTTGCTTTCATAGAAAGGGACTGTTTAATCATGATTATGTTGGATTGGAAGTATGTTATTGTGATAAAAATACTTGGGTTTTAATTCCTCATTTAGACTTTGAGTAACTATATAAGGAtacctcagaaaattcatggaaaaatgcaattaaaagatgagtatttgttgaaaaaaatctgaaatatatgcagtttttttcataatatgcagttccataaactttttgaagacctccacATACATGAATTTGAGAATCTTTGTACCAAAACGAGCTTTTTGAATCATCCTTATATTCCCGAGTCTTGAAAATTTTACATTCTGTCtcatttttcactttacttgGTTTAAACTGcttgatagaatttaaaaatactgacTCTTAGCAGTCCATTATGAAGTTAAATTGTTTTATCAGTTCATTTGCTTTTTGGGGGAGAGGAATGGATACCTAAAATGACCCTTGAATTTACTTAAGTAAGtttgtttgaaataaaaatattgatgagAAATAGAACTGGTAAGAGTTTGAAAGCTGAAATTAGACAATTAGGTTGAAATCCTGATTTTGTCACTTGATTATATTGTGATGATCCTACTTTGCTGAGGGATTAAGACAGTTAGTGATATTAGTTATAAAGGACCAAATTCAGTGTTACCATGCATAATTGATGTGGTTTTGGTGGTGACTGCTCTAAGAAGTATAAAATATTGCAACTAAACATAGCTTAAAGTGTCGAGGAAAGGCACCAACTAAAACTGAGTATGCATAggatttgtaaaaattttaagattactGAGTCAGTAATACTGTTCATACTGTATTCATTGAGAATATTGATGTATTATAATTGTGTGGTTTACATTTAAAATGGTAGTAGACCAACAAAATTCTACTTTTgatgtttaaaatgttttaaaagatgagaattctttaatataaaaatcaTCTGGTAAGCATTTTAATTCATAGatgtagcttttattttttaattaggagTTAGATTCTTGATTAGGAGAAAAATAACTGTATAGTACTACATATGAAAATGGACAATATTGTGTATTTTTTGAGCCATAAAGTTATTGTGACTACAAATATGCTTTATTTTACCTTAAGGAGAATTGACATCTCTCCAAGTGCCCTGAGGAAGCATACCCGTTTAGCAGGGGAagagagaatttttaaagaagaaaatcaaaaggtGTGTTTTTGAATgtgctttttttgtgtgtgttaggTTGCGCTTAATGATAGTATATGAAATATTTCTTAAGGCAAAGTGTTTACAGATACCGTCTATTTTTAACTTGTAAATATACATTGTAGGATACATAGTGTTCCTTCCTAGAAGGAATTAAGCTGACACTATATTAAATATTGTAAGTTAAATCATGAGTAGTTTTTGAAAATACTAGTGAGCAAAAATACTAATCCTAAGTAAAGAATCAGTGGTTAgacaaaagaaaattacagaatcTGCATAGAAATTaggattttgaaaatgttttgaagtGAGATAGATGAGTGACAAGAAATATTCCTTGATTTGTATGTGCCTAAATTGGTATCTCTAGGTTCTTTACAGATAATATGAA belongs to Oryctolagus cuniculus chromosome 5, mOryCun1.1, whole genome shotgun sequence and includes:
- the BCLAF1 gene encoding bcl-2-associated transcription factor 1 isoform X4, with the translated sequence MGRSNSRSHSSRSKSRSQSSSRSRSRSHSRKKRYRSRSRTYSRSRSRDRIYSRDYRRDYRNNRGMRRPYGYRGRGRGYYQGGGGRYHRGGYRPVWNRRHSRSPRRGRSRSRSPKRRSVSSQRSRSRSRRSYRSSRSPRSSSSRSSSPYSKSPVSKRRGSQEKQTKKAEGEPQEESPLKSKSQEEPKDTFEHDPSESIDEFNKSSATSGDIWPGLSAYDNSPRSPHSPSPIATPPSQSSSCSDAPMLSTVHSAKNTPSQHSHSIQHSPERSGSGSVGNGSSRYSPSQNSPIHHIPSRRSPAKTITPQNAPRDDSRGRSSFYPDGGDQETAKSGKFLKRFTDEESRVFLLDRGNTRDKEAPKEKGSEKGRAEGEWEDQEALDYFSDKESGKQKFNDSEGDDTEETEDYRQFRKSVLADQGKNFGTGSHRNTEEEGPKYKSKVSLKGNRESDGFREEKNYKLKETGYVVERPSATKDKHKEEDKSSERITVKKETQSPEQVKSEKLKDLFDYSPPLHKNLDTREKSTFREESPLRIKMIASDSHRPEVKLKMAPVPLDDSNRPASLTKDRLLASTLVHSVKKEQEFRSIFDHIKLPQASKSTSESFIQHIVSLVHHVKEQYFKSPAVTLNERFTSYQKATEEHSTRQKSPEIHRRIDISPSALRKHTRLAGEERIFKEENQKGDKKLRCDSADLRHDIDRRRKERSKERGDSKGSRESSGSRKQEKTPKDYKEYKSYKDDSKHKSREQDHSRSSSSSASPSSPSSREEKESKKEREEEFKTHHELKEYSGFAGVSRPRGTFHDDRDDGVDYWAKRGRGRGTFQRGRGRFNFKKSGSSPKWTHDKYQGDGIVEDEEETLENNEEKKDRRKEEKE
- the BCLAF1 gene encoding bcl-2-associated transcription factor 1 isoform X2 → MGRSNSRSHSSRSKSRSQSSSRSRSRSHSRKKRYRSRSRTYSRSRSRDRIYSRDYRRDYRNNRGMRRPYGYRGRGRGYYQGGGGRYHRGGYRPVWNRRHSRSPRRGRSRSRSPKRRSVSSQRSRSRSRRSYRSSRSPRSSSSRSSSPYSKSPVSKRRGSQEKQTKKAEGEPQEESPLKSKSQEEPKDTFEHDPSESIDEFNKSSATSGDIWPGLSAYDNSPRSPHSPSPIATPPSQSSSCSDAPMLSTVHSAKNTPSQHSHSIQHSPERSGSGSVGNGSSRYSPSQNSPIHHIPSRRSPAKTITPQNAPRDDSRGRSSFYPDGGDQETAKSGKFLKRFTDEESRVFLLDRGNTRDKEAPKEKGSEKGRAEGEWEDQEALDYFSDKESGKQKFNDSEGDDTEETEDYRQFRKSVLADQGKNFGTGSHRNTEEEGPKYKSKVSLKGNRESDGFREEKNYKLKETGYVVERPSATKDKHKEEDKSSERITVKKETQSPEQVKSEKLKDLFDYSPPLHKNLDTREKSTFREESPLRIKMIASDSHRPEVKLKMAPVPLDDSNRPASLTKDRLLASTLVHSVKKEQEFRSIFDHIKLPQASKSTSESFIQHIVSLVHHVKEQYFKSPAVTLNERFTSYQKATEEHSTRQKSPEIHRRIDISPSALRKHTRLAGEERIFKEENQKGDKKLRCDSADLRHDIDRRRKERSKERGDSKGSRESSGSRKQEKTPKDYKEYKSYKDDSKHKSREQDHSRSSSSSASPSSPSSREEKESKKEREEEFKTHHELKEYSGFAGVSRPRGTFFRIRGRGRARGVFAGTNTGPNNSNTTFQKRPKEEEWDPEYTPKSKKYFLHDDRDDGVDYWAKRGRGRGTFQRGRGRFNFKKSGSSPKWTHDKYQGDGIVEDEEETLENNEEKKDRRKEEKE
- the BCLAF1 gene encoding bcl-2-associated transcription factor 1 isoform X3, yielding MGRSNSRSHSSRSKSRSQSSSRSRSRSHSRKKRYSSRSRSRTYSRSRSRDRIYSRDYRRDYRNNRGMRRPYGYRGRGRGYYQGGGGRYHRGGYRPVWNRRHSRSPRRGRSRSRSPKRRSVSSQRSRSRSRRSYRSSRSPRSSSSRSSSPYSKSPVSKRRGSQEKQTKKAEGEPQEESPLKSKSQEEPKDTFEHDPSESIDEFNKSSATSGDIWPGLSAYDNSPRSPHSPSPIATPPSQSSSCSDAPMLSTVHSAKNTPSQHSHSIQHSPERSGSGSVGNGSSRYSPSQNSPIHHIPSRRSPAKTITPQNAPRDDSRGRSSFYPDGGDQETAKSGKFLKRFTDEESRVFLLDRGNTRDKEAPKEKGSEKGRAEGEWEDQEALDYFSDKESGKQKFNDSEGDDTEETEDYRQFRKSVLADQGKNFGTGSHRNTEEEGPKYKSKVSLKGNRESDGFREEKNYKLKETGYVVERPSATKDKHKEEDKSSERITVKKETQSPEQVKSEKLKDLFDYSPPLHKNLDTREKSTFREESPLRIKMIASDSHRPEVKLKMAPVPLDDSNRPASLTKDRLLASTLVHSVKKEQEFRSIFDHIKLPQASKSTSESFIQHIVSLVHHVKEQYFKSPAVTLNERFTSYQKATEEHSTRQKSPEIHRRIDISPSALRKHTRLAGEERIFKEENQKGDKKLRCDSADLRHDIDRRRKERSKERGDSKGSRESSGSRKQEKTPKDYKEYKSYKDDSKHKSREQDHSRSSSSSASPSSPSSREEKESKKEREEEFKTHHELKEYSGFAGVSRPRGTFHDDRDDGVDYWAKRGRGRGTFQRGRGRFNFKKSGSSPKWTHDKYQGDGIVEDEEETLENNEEKKDRRKEEKE
- the BCLAF1 gene encoding bcl-2-associated transcription factor 1 isoform X1; translated protein: MGRSNSRSHSSRSKSRSQSSSRSRSRSHSRKKRYSSRSRSRTYSRSRSRDRIYSRDYRRDYRNNRGMRRPYGYRGRGRGYYQGGGGRYHRGGYRPVWNRRHSRSPRRGRSRSRSPKRRSVSSQRSRSRSRRSYRSSRSPRSSSSRSSSPYSKSPVSKRRGSQEKQTKKAEGEPQEESPLKSKSQEEPKDTFEHDPSESIDEFNKSSATSGDIWPGLSAYDNSPRSPHSPSPIATPPSQSSSCSDAPMLSTVHSAKNTPSQHSHSIQHSPERSGSGSVGNGSSRYSPSQNSPIHHIPSRRSPAKTITPQNAPRDDSRGRSSFYPDGGDQETAKSGKFLKRFTDEESRVFLLDRGNTRDKEAPKEKGSEKGRAEGEWEDQEALDYFSDKESGKQKFNDSEGDDTEETEDYRQFRKSVLADQGKNFGTGSHRNTEEEGPKYKSKVSLKGNRESDGFREEKNYKLKETGYVVERPSATKDKHKEEDKSSERITVKKETQSPEQVKSEKLKDLFDYSPPLHKNLDTREKSTFREESPLRIKMIASDSHRPEVKLKMAPVPLDDSNRPASLTKDRLLASTLVHSVKKEQEFRSIFDHIKLPQASKSTSESFIQHIVSLVHHVKEQYFKSPAVTLNERFTSYQKATEEHSTRQKSPEIHRRIDISPSALRKHTRLAGEERIFKEENQKGDKKLRCDSADLRHDIDRRRKERSKERGDSKGSRESSGSRKQEKTPKDYKEYKSYKDDSKHKSREQDHSRSSSSSASPSSPSSREEKESKKEREEEFKTHHELKEYSGFAGVSRPRGTFFRIRGRGRARGVFAGTNTGPNNSNTTFQKRPKEEEWDPEYTPKSKKYFLHDDRDDGVDYWAKRGRGRGTFQRGRGRFNFKKSGSSPKWTHDKYQGDGIVEDEEETLENNEEKKDRRKEEKE